In a single window of the Rhizobium tropici CIAT 899 genome:
- a CDS encoding nucleotidyltransferase family protein — translation MTDWDAVLALANNILLTPAIWSAISANDRQDLLPEDVLSFLGFIHRCNKVRNARLLAQLQELVVALNVAGIVPTLNKGTALLALTYADRITRDIDVTVADNEKELAQKCLLQLGYLPIEALGWGRSKDVGAVDLHYPPGRYPQYWPSDTRLSKHSEEIRIGSGKARILSPTLQAQHWIVHDMLKDGHLWAFHIDLRNLFELYRLAKAPEGIDWHELDVLFSDSLGRAMLDTQILALRSIFGTDIVRDRPIPAWIKWHHGLRSREYHPLLGGAVQAVGRTAWGIRILQIRWRFRGPWSELPGRIMRKGQKALRARASKSVKDPV, via the coding sequence GTGACCGATTGGGACGCGGTATTGGCACTTGCGAACAATATTTTGCTGACGCCGGCAATTTGGTCGGCCATATCGGCGAACGACCGTCAAGATCTCCTGCCGGAAGACGTGCTTTCGTTCCTGGGTTTCATCCACCGCTGCAATAAGGTGAGAAATGCACGGTTGCTGGCGCAACTGCAGGAGCTGGTTGTCGCGTTGAACGTTGCAGGGATCGTACCGACGCTCAACAAAGGCACAGCGCTCCTCGCGCTTACGTACGCGGATCGCATCACGCGCGACATCGACGTCACCGTTGCCGACAATGAAAAGGAACTGGCGCAAAAGTGCCTCCTTCAGCTTGGATATCTTCCGATCGAGGCCCTCGGTTGGGGCAGATCCAAGGATGTCGGGGCTGTCGATCTGCATTATCCGCCCGGCAGATATCCGCAATACTGGCCTTCGGACACGCGCCTTTCGAAACATTCCGAGGAAATCCGCATCGGGTCGGGAAAGGCGCGCATCCTTTCGCCGACACTTCAAGCCCAGCACTGGATCGTGCACGACATGCTGAAGGACGGGCATCTTTGGGCTTTTCATATCGACCTGCGAAATCTTTTCGAGCTTTACCGGCTCGCAAAAGCGCCTGAAGGGATCGATTGGCATGAACTGGATGTCCTGTTCTCGGACTCCTTGGGCCGGGCAATGCTGGATACACAAATATTGGCGCTGCGTTCGATTTTCGGAACCGATATCGTGCGAGACAGGCCAATTCCAGCATGGATAAAGTGGCATCACGGTCTGCGATCCAGGGAATATCACCCCTTGCTGGGAGGCGCCGTTCAGGCCGTCGGCCGCACCGCTTGGGGCATCCGCATTTTGCAGATCCGCTGGCGATTTCGAGGGCCATGGAGCGAACTGCCCGGACGCATTATGCGCAAGGGGCAGAAAGCTCTCAGAGCCCGCGCCTCGAAGAGCGTCAAAGATCCCGTATGA
- a CDS encoding Lrp/AsnC family transcriptional regulator: protein MTKLLLVSMNKSHEEPIFQCFSLGKFESSLSTKESGNDMDYGDSIDRNLLSMLEENARVPASELARRVGLARSSVQERIERLERRGVILGYRAIVGRREIDQSVSAYIFITTALRATQRLFALLRGYPEISTADAISGPANILCRVNVNFLEDLEALIEELARIEEIESVTYSVVLSNKINRENALIARKAQ, encoded by the coding sequence ATGACGAAGCTCCTGTTGGTCAGCATGAATAAAAGTCATGAAGAACCCATTTTTCAATGCTTTTCTTTGGGAAAGTTTGAAAGCAGTCTTTCCACAAAAGAAAGTGGGAACGACATGGACTACGGCGACAGCATTGATCGCAATCTGCTCAGCATGCTGGAGGAAAATGCTCGCGTGCCGGCCAGTGAATTGGCACGACGTGTCGGCCTCGCACGCTCGAGTGTCCAGGAGCGCATCGAGCGACTGGAGCGCCGCGGCGTCATCCTTGGCTACCGCGCGATCGTGGGTCGCCGCGAGATCGATCAGAGCGTTTCAGCCTATATTTTCATCACCACCGCCCTGCGCGCTACGCAAAGGCTGTTTGCACTATTGCGCGGCTACCCAGAGATCTCTACCGCCGATGCGATCAGCGGCCCGGCCAACATTCTCTGCCGTGTGAACGTCAATTTTTTGGAAGATCTGGAAGCACTCATCGAAGAGCTTGCCCGGATCGAAGAAATCGAAAGCGTGACCTATTCGGTCGTGCTTTCCAACAAAATCAATCGCGAAAACGCATTGATCGCCCGCAAGGCGCAATAG
- a CDS encoding cytochrome b/b6 domain-containing protein, whose amino-acid sequence MASIEQIGTAPPSPPAKIFIRRHSALTRITHWINVLCLTLLLMSGMQIFNADPQLHWGNYGAVEDPSWFEIASNQDGDNIIGIVRIGRLSMTTTGILGASTADGEMMPRAFPAWATIPSYQDLAAGRRWHFFFAWLFVINGLVYMAYGLIGGHFRRDLAPTARDIAPGNIWHEIKDHARLRFPKGEKARRYNALQKLTYLIVIFILLPLMIGSGLTMSPAIDAGYPFLLDIFGGRQSARSIHFITAWSLVAFVVVHIAMVILSGLWNNIRSMVTGRYAIINEEADR is encoded by the coding sequence ATGGCAAGCATCGAGCAGATCGGCACCGCGCCGCCATCTCCCCCGGCCAAGATCTTCATTCGCCGTCATTCGGCTCTTACGCGGATAACGCACTGGATCAATGTGCTATGTCTGACCTTGCTGCTGATGAGCGGCATGCAGATCTTCAATGCCGATCCACAATTACATTGGGGAAACTACGGAGCAGTTGAAGATCCGTCGTGGTTCGAAATCGCCAGCAATCAGGATGGCGATAACATCATTGGAATAGTGCGCATCGGCCGTCTCTCGATGACCACCACCGGCATACTCGGTGCTTCCACGGCCGACGGCGAAATGATGCCGCGCGCATTCCCGGCCTGGGCGACGATACCCAGCTACCAGGATCTTGCGGCTGGCCGGCGTTGGCATTTCTTCTTCGCTTGGCTGTTTGTCATCAACGGGCTCGTTTACATGGCCTACGGCCTGATTGGCGGTCATTTCCGCCGCGATCTCGCGCCGACGGCTCGAGATATCGCACCGGGAAACATCTGGCATGAAATCAAAGATCATGCCCGGTTGCGCTTTCCGAAGGGCGAAAAAGCGCGGCGCTACAATGCGTTGCAGAAGCTGACCTATCTTATCGTTATCTTCATCCTGCTACCGCTGATGATCGGTTCGGGATTGACCATGTCACCCGCGATAGACGCCGGTTACCCCTTCCTGCTCGATATTTTCGGTGGTCGCCAATCGGCCCGCTCCATTCATTTCATCACCGCCTGGAGCCTGGTGGCCTTCGTCGTCGTGCATATCGCGATGGTCATTCTCTCCGGGCTTTGGAACAACATACGTTCGATGGTGACCGGCCGCTATGCTATCATCAACGAGGAGGCCGACCGATGA
- a CDS encoding thiamine pyrophosphate-binding protein, producing the protein MRGADILVEMLIGYGVDTIFGVPGDTNVPLYEALQHREDRIRHVMARDERSAGFMADAYGRFTNKPGVFECPSGAGAMYSLPPVAESNGSSVPVILLTIDIPLPGEGRGVLTELDCAKLFEPVTKLSVQVKTPEKLPEIIRRAFRVACSGKPGAVHLQIPEDMLLAEIDLARISLHVEEECRTFPAYPTLPPRTKLEELLELLSRAERPLIVAGGGVNRARAGDEITRLAEKFNVPMCTTMTGQGAIDDDHRLAIGVIGDNGYHPHANWALEHSDFTLFAGSRIGSVVTIGWTFPRITLNRRLAQIDISPEIMANNYENLLSIQGDALLVLKELLQLRAAIEPSRHEAWVSELNRRRQIFWEHAEEALSDERVPLRPERAVRAFNRALQSSGKPALIYSDAGTPTPYMTRFLRINDRETRFAIPRAFGGLGSALPATVGAWQADPSKRPIGLFGDGSFGMTVGELETLVRLQVPAILILFNNGTFGWIKGLHRLKGHNQCFGVDFLAPRGQAIAEAYGLKAWTAKTPSELDGALAAAFAYDDGPCFIDVHVESIADRVPPVYSWLLKRGEDPLELQPVEKAYF; encoded by the coding sequence ATGCGCGGCGCAGATATTCTGGTTGAAATGCTCATCGGCTACGGCGTCGATACGATATTTGGTGTCCCTGGAGACACCAACGTGCCGCTCTATGAAGCGCTCCAGCACCGCGAAGACAGAATTCGACACGTGATGGCCCGCGATGAGCGCTCTGCCGGTTTCATGGCGGATGCTTACGGGCGGTTCACCAACAAGCCAGGCGTGTTCGAATGCCCGTCGGGCGCAGGCGCCATGTATTCCCTGCCGCCGGTGGCGGAATCGAACGGATCATCCGTGCCGGTAATCCTGCTGACCATCGACATTCCATTGCCGGGCGAAGGGCGCGGCGTCCTGACGGAACTGGACTGTGCAAAGCTGTTCGAACCGGTCACAAAACTGTCCGTGCAGGTTAAGACGCCGGAAAAGCTGCCCGAAATCATCCGCCGCGCCTTTCGCGTCGCCTGCTCTGGCAAACCCGGTGCCGTACATCTGCAGATTCCGGAGGACATGCTGCTGGCCGAGATAGACTTGGCGCGGATATCCCTACATGTCGAGGAGGAATGCCGAACATTCCCGGCCTATCCGACGCTGCCGCCGCGCACGAAACTCGAAGAGCTGCTGGAGCTCCTTTCCCGGGCCGAGCGGCCGCTGATCGTGGCGGGGGGTGGGGTGAACCGCGCCCGCGCAGGTGACGAGATCACACGGCTTGCCGAGAAATTCAACGTGCCGATGTGCACGACGATGACTGGCCAAGGCGCCATCGACGACGACCATCGTCTCGCGATCGGCGTCATCGGCGATAACGGATATCATCCCCATGCAAACTGGGCGCTCGAACATTCCGATTTCACTCTGTTCGCAGGCTCGCGCATCGGCTCGGTCGTCACCATCGGCTGGACCTTCCCGCGGATCACCCTCAACAGGCGGCTCGCCCAAATCGACATTTCACCCGAGATCATGGCAAACAACTACGAGAATCTGCTGTCCATTCAGGGAGATGCCCTGCTAGTCCTCAAGGAGTTGCTGCAGCTGAGAGCGGCCATCGAGCCCTCCCGGCACGAGGCTTGGGTCAGCGAACTCAACCGGCGCCGGCAAATCTTTTGGGAGCATGCGGAGGAGGCGCTTTCCGACGAACGCGTCCCGCTGCGACCCGAGCGCGCCGTGCGCGCTTTCAATCGGGCCCTGCAATCTTCCGGCAAACCTGCACTCATCTATTCCGATGCGGGAACGCCGACCCCCTACATGACGCGTTTCCTAAGGATCAATGATCGTGAAACGCGCTTTGCCATACCACGTGCCTTTGGTGGCCTCGGTTCGGCGCTTCCCGCCACAGTCGGGGCCTGGCAAGCCGATCCGTCCAAGAGGCCGATCGGTCTTTTCGGTGACGGATCGTTCGGCATGACGGTCGGCGAACTGGAAACGCTGGTGCGTTTGCAGGTGCCGGCGATCCTTATCCTTTTCAACAACGGGACATTCGGCTGGATCAAGGGCCTCCACCGGCTAAAAGGTCATAACCAGTGCTTCGGCGTGGATTTTCTGGCACCTCGCGGTCAGGCAATCGCGGAGGCCTATGGCCTCAAGGCATGGACAGCCAAAACACCTTCGGAACTCGATGGCGCGCTCGCAGCCGCCTTTGCCTACGACGACGGGCCGTGCTTCATCGACGTTCATGTCGAATCCATCGCAGACCGGGTACCTCCGGTCTACTCCTGGCTGTTGAAACGGGGAGAAGACCCCCTCGAACTGCAGCCGGTGGAGAAGGCCTATTTTTGA
- a CDS encoding transporter substrate-binding domain-containing protein encodes MNRRDFGKAMLLTGAAALLPPSALLAATEGPTLAAIRARGALRIGVFAGTEPYYHKNLATGEWEGFCVAMGHDLAQYIGVKLELVETTWGNAVIDLQSDKIDIMFGLSNNPQRAKVVDFTQALMDNTFTLVARKDLEVTKWEEMNKPEMRVAVDLGSTQDNFARKNLPNCTLVALKSADETILALQSGRADAIIQVALLAVVTTKHLAPNVKLIIPDPHGSQPTTIGVRRDPNGEFRDYVDAWLAERRGQGKVSSWIVDSLALVGVDKAALPANLTF; translated from the coding sequence ATGAACAGACGTGACTTCGGAAAGGCAATGCTGCTCACAGGCGCCGCTGCACTCCTTCCCCCCTCCGCACTTCTTGCAGCGACCGAAGGTCCGACCCTCGCGGCGATCCGGGCTCGTGGTGCGCTGCGGATCGGCGTGTTTGCAGGCACCGAGCCTTATTATCACAAGAACCTGGCAACCGGAGAGTGGGAAGGCTTCTGTGTCGCGATGGGACACGACCTCGCGCAATATATCGGCGTCAAGCTGGAATTGGTCGAGACGACCTGGGGCAACGCCGTGATCGATCTGCAAAGCGACAAGATCGACATCATGTTCGGGCTTAGCAACAATCCCCAGCGCGCCAAGGTCGTCGATTTTACCCAGGCGCTGATGGACAATACCTTCACGCTTGTCGCCCGGAAGGATCTTGAAGTGACGAAGTGGGAAGAGATGAACAAGCCGGAGATGCGGGTCGCGGTCGACCTCGGCTCGACGCAGGACAATTTCGCCCGCAAGAACCTGCCGAACTGCACGCTGGTCGCGCTCAAATCCGCCGATGAGACCATTCTGGCGCTTCAATCGGGCCGCGCCGACGCCATCATCCAGGTCGCGCTGCTTGCCGTCGTGACGACGAAACACCTCGCCCCGAACGTTAAGCTCATCATTCCGGACCCTCACGGAAGCCAGCCGACCACGATCGGCGTGCGGCGTGATCCGAATGGCGAATTCCGCGACTATGTCGATGCCTGGCTTGCCGAACGCCGCGGACAAGGCAAGGTATCGAGCTGGATTGTCGATAGCCTCGCGCTCGTCGGTGTCGACAAGGCTGCACTGCCTGCAAACCTCACCTTCTGA
- a CDS encoding NrsF family protein: MTKNDEFIDALVSDLTPVRHHALRVRLALTIIVGVTGAAVALLISLSFRPHLHHVTVAAFSVKFLYTAVLMSATIVALDRVARPGGAIRSMVLVLVVAFSIVVLLAVAQLTLSPASSYPGLIIGYSAFFCPFLIVAFGIPAFCANMWFLRRAAPTRPALAGFVAGACAGGVGGWVYSWACVENGIPFIAIWYTLGILLSGLVGSLVGKFSLRW, translated from the coding sequence ATGACGAAAAATGATGAATTCATCGACGCTCTAGTAAGTGATCTCACTCCTGTTCGCCATCATGCGCTGCGAGTGAGGCTCGCGCTTACAATTATTGTCGGCGTAACCGGCGCGGCTGTTGCGCTGCTGATATCGCTCAGCTTTCGCCCGCATCTGCACCACGTGACGGTGGCGGCGTTTTCGGTGAAGTTTTTATATACTGCTGTCTTGATGAGCGCGACGATCGTGGCCCTTGACCGGGTTGCGCGCCCCGGGGGGGCGATCAGGAGTATGGTTCTGGTTCTGGTCGTGGCATTCAGCATCGTCGTGCTTCTGGCCGTCGCTCAACTCACGCTGTCGCCGGCCTCATCCTATCCGGGTTTGATCATTGGATATTCGGCGTTCTTTTGCCCGTTCCTGATCGTGGCGTTCGGCATTCCTGCTTTCTGTGCCAACATGTGGTTTCTCAGGCGTGCAGCCCCCACGCGCCCGGCACTTGCCGGTTTCGTTGCTGGCGCTTGCGCCGGGGGCGTCGGCGGCTGGGTCTACTCCTGGGCCTGTGTCGAAAACGGCATTCCATTCATCGCGATATGGTACACGCTCGGCATCTTGCTGAGCGGGCTGGTCGGAAGCCTGGTCGGCAAATTCAGTCTGCGTTGGTAG
- a CDS encoding transporter: MSAQFSSECKLARPDAEALLDRYVGLGILRACQGSASIFAVALNGSRWMIECPDVLSAELKQLFRGIAIPMEPGCRHEHLVIRLNADRYELTAAGKSIGVLGRAEIIPAIKAFLTEALLQTDFTLALHAALLRLGDRQLLIAGAPGAGKTTLALALSAENGGSLLGDDIVIVDEKGALRGIPFPAAVKRGSWTLLQTFQPGVTSCPTYVRSDGKEVRFIPGDIDSDHIAPARSTTMIFLRQNVARRQSLSKMSPLLAFQRLLTEAAAPTRRLTDQAFAALSKAVNISGVYEMEVGPLGQAVEIIRDL; the protein is encoded by the coding sequence TTGTCGGCGCAATTTTCATCCGAATGCAAGCTGGCAAGGCCGGACGCCGAAGCCTTGCTCGATCGTTATGTCGGGCTCGGTATCCTTCGCGCGTGCCAGGGTTCGGCATCCATTTTCGCGGTTGCTCTGAATGGCTCCAGATGGATGATCGAGTGTCCCGATGTCTTATCCGCAGAATTGAAGCAGCTCTTTCGCGGCATCGCCATTCCAATGGAGCCCGGATGTAGGCATGAACATCTCGTCATCAGGCTCAATGCGGATCGATATGAGCTGACTGCGGCCGGCAAAAGCATAGGCGTGCTCGGTCGGGCGGAAATTATCCCGGCAATAAAAGCCTTTCTGACCGAGGCATTGCTGCAGACCGATTTCACGCTCGCGTTGCATGCGGCTCTTCTGCGGCTTGGAGACAGGCAATTGTTAATTGCCGGCGCCCCCGGAGCAGGCAAGACGACGCTCGCACTTGCCCTTTCGGCCGAGAATGGGGGCTCGCTGCTCGGCGATGATATCGTCATCGTTGACGAAAAGGGCGCGCTTCGAGGTATTCCGTTTCCGGCTGCCGTTAAAAGGGGAAGCTGGACGCTTTTGCAGACTTTCCAACCTGGAGTCACGTCATGCCCCACTTACGTTCGCTCCGACGGAAAAGAAGTCCGATTCATTCCCGGCGATATCGATAGCGACCATATTGCGCCGGCTCGCTCGACGACAATGATCTTTCTGCGTCAGAATGTTGCGCGGCGACAATCATTGTCGAAGATGTCGCCTCTTCTGGCCTTTCAAAGATTGCTCACTGAAGCGGCTGCGCCCACTCGCAGGCTGACGGATCAGGCGTTCGCCGCGCTGAGCAAGGCCGTCAACATCTCCGGCGTATATGAAATGGAGGTCGGCCCGCTCGGGCAAGCCGTCGAGATCATACGGGATCTTTGA
- a CDS encoding molybdopterin-binding protein, translating to MSSIFTRRRFLIGSAASLGAVGLTGCDDISQNQHVQQVLALAERLTMGTQRLIVSPQTLAREYTDADISPSFHPNGSIQPNSAEYIQMAETQFADWRLKIDGMVNRPMEFSLADLKKLPSRTQITRHDCVEGWSAIGKWQGVPLGLILQTAGLKPGARYAVFYCADELEQTLDGSGRYYESIDLIDAFHPQTILAYSLNGKDLEVEHGAPLRLRVERHLGYKHAKYVMRIEIRDRFDDLWGGNGGFWEDRGYEWYAGI from the coding sequence ATGAGCTCCATCTTCACTCGCCGCCGTTTTCTCATCGGCTCGGCTGCCAGTCTGGGCGCCGTGGGCCTGACCGGATGCGATGACATTTCTCAGAACCAGCACGTCCAGCAGGTGCTCGCTCTGGCTGAGCGGCTGACCATGGGCACACAGCGGCTCATAGTTTCGCCGCAGACGCTTGCCCGAGAATATACCGACGCGGACATTTCACCGAGCTTTCATCCGAATGGATCAATTCAGCCAAACAGCGCCGAATATATCCAGATGGCCGAAACGCAATTTGCCGACTGGCGGCTCAAGATCGACGGCATGGTCAACAGGCCGATGGAATTTTCGTTGGCCGATCTGAAGAAGCTGCCTTCTCGCACCCAGATCACCCGCCACGACTGTGTCGAAGGCTGGAGCGCCATCGGTAAATGGCAGGGTGTTCCTCTCGGGCTGATCCTGCAGACTGCTGGATTGAAGCCAGGCGCTCGCTACGCCGTCTTCTATTGTGCGGATGAGCTGGAACAAACGCTCGATGGCAGCGGCCGCTACTACGAGAGTATTGACCTGATCGACGCCTTTCATCCGCAGACAATCCTCGCCTATTCGCTTAACGGGAAGGATCTGGAAGTCGAACATGGCGCCCCCTTGCGCCTGCGCGTCGAGCGTCATCTTGGCTACAAACACGCCAAATACGTCATGCGCATCGAAATCCGCGACCGGTTCGATGATCTCTGGGGTGGTAATGGCGGGTTCTGGGAAGATCGTGGCTACGAATGGTATGCCGGTATTTGA
- a CDS encoding sigma-70 family RNA polymerase sigma factor, producing MTKSVSEQVLKGLMLLSLDGDEAAYRRLLVILRDLLLAFYRRRLGPNADRDAEDLVQEVLLAVHSRRITYDRERPFTAWFFQIAKYKLIDHFRINGSKRGVEIALGDEIAAEFREEALFAHLDVDRLLDRLPAKQRELLRQVKIAGKSTAEAAIESGQSEAMVRVSIHRGMRAIGRKLGFANDEK from the coding sequence ATGACGAAATCGGTATCGGAACAGGTCCTGAAAGGCTTGATGCTTCTCTCGCTTGACGGCGATGAGGCTGCGTACAGGCGTTTGCTCGTCATTTTGCGAGATCTGCTTTTGGCATTTTATCGGAGGAGACTTGGACCGAATGCAGACCGTGACGCCGAGGATCTGGTCCAGGAGGTGCTTTTGGCGGTGCATAGCCGGCGCATTACCTATGATCGGGAACGGCCGTTCACCGCGTGGTTCTTCCAAATCGCGAAATACAAGCTGATCGACCACTTCAGGATAAATGGCAGCAAAAGAGGCGTCGAAATTGCTTTGGGAGACGAGATCGCGGCTGAATTTCGAGAGGAAGCACTGTTTGCCCACCTTGACGTCGACCGCCTTCTCGACCGATTGCCTGCCAAACAGAGGGAGCTTCTGCGGCAGGTAAAGATCGCCGGAAAGAGCACCGCTGAAGCCGCGATCGAGAGCGGGCAGTCTGAAGCAATGGTTCGCGTCAGCATTCACCGAGGGATGCGCGCGATTGGACGCAAGCTGGGTTTTGCCAATGACGAAAAATGA
- a CDS encoding LysR substrate-binding domain-containing protein: MRRFLPSLSALHAFDASVRHLSFTKAAEDIGITQSGISRQIKNLEDFLGLTLFERAGPKLILTEEGARYYDEISRLLDKLEDVSIDAVRGRKAQSMLKIGFPPTLMRRWGAAMLTAFAAAHPQTWFEVYPCRHDLDFAVSELDLAFVRGTGNWSGARSQLLFDEELIVVGAPKLVPLQGLPSDEALLEYPLIQNSSRPSLWLHWLRGAGVHYKSRIYGPRLPNFDMILECAINGMGLAVVPELHVRTELAAGILKPALSRLQTSGEGFYLCFPQARMNSANVRIFRDWFATEFTRRRQFLPPAFPLDQK, translated from the coding sequence ATGCGCCGTTTTCTGCCATCCTTGAGCGCCCTGCACGCATTCGATGCCTCCGTGCGTCACCTGAGCTTTACCAAGGCTGCCGAGGACATTGGGATCACGCAAAGCGGCATCAGCCGGCAGATAAAAAACCTCGAGGATTTTCTTGGGCTTACCCTGTTCGAGCGAGCCGGCCCGAAACTGATCCTGACGGAAGAGGGCGCGCGTTATTATGATGAGATTTCGCGCCTCCTCGACAAGCTGGAAGATGTCTCCATCGATGCCGTCCGCGGTCGAAAGGCGCAGAGCATGCTGAAGATCGGCTTTCCGCCGACACTGATGCGACGCTGGGGCGCAGCGATGCTGACCGCCTTTGCCGCCGCGCATCCCCAGACATGGTTCGAGGTCTATCCTTGCCGCCACGATCTCGATTTTGCGGTGTCCGAACTGGATCTGGCGTTTGTGCGCGGTACAGGCAATTGGAGCGGCGCCCGCAGCCAGTTGCTCTTCGACGAAGAGCTGATCGTGGTTGGCGCGCCGAAACTGGTGCCGTTGCAAGGCTTGCCAAGCGACGAGGCCCTGTTGGAATATCCGTTGATCCAGAATTCCAGTCGCCCGAGCTTGTGGCTGCATTGGCTGCGGGGTGCGGGTGTGCACTACAAGAGCCGTATCTACGGTCCACGCCTGCCGAACTTCGATATGATCCTTGAATGCGCCATCAACGGCATGGGGCTGGCAGTCGTTCCCGAGCTCCATGTCCGCACCGAACTTGCCGCGGGAATTCTGAAGCCCGCTTTAAGCAGGCTTCAGACATCGGGGGAGGGCTTTTATCTCTGTTTCCCGCAGGCGCGGATGAACTCGGCCAATGTGCGGATCTTCCGCGACTGGTTCGCCACTGAATTCACCCGCCGGCGGCAATTCCTGCCCCCGGCTTTTCCGTTAGATCAAAAATAG
- a CDS encoding ParB N-terminal domain-containing protein, which translates to MKFHFISPHKLIPTEETDAGRVDEVHGLISTAGSWTVPITVEKDALFVMDGHHRLEVALRLGLRAVPAVLLDYRSVRVEAWRAGETITPADIYDIARSRRKFPIKTTRHIFLDDLPACDVSLDDLRQWYEPLDHSERLAG; encoded by the coding sequence ATGAAATTTCATTTTATATCCCCGCATAAGTTGATTCCAACGGAGGAGACCGATGCGGGCAGGGTTGATGAAGTTCATGGTCTCATTTCCACGGCCGGCAGCTGGACTGTCCCGATCACGGTGGAGAAGGACGCGCTTTTCGTGATGGACGGGCATCACCGTTTGGAAGTGGCGCTCCGGCTTGGGCTGCGTGCTGTTCCAGCCGTTCTCCTCGACTACAGGAGCGTACGCGTCGAGGCCTGGAGGGCCGGTGAGACGATCACGCCAGCCGACATTTATGACATCGCCCGCAGCCGAAGAAAATTTCCGATCAAAACTACCCGGCACATCTTCTTGGATGATCTCCCGGCGTGCGATGTGAGCCTCGACGATCTTCGGCAGTGGTATGAGCCTCTCGATCATTCGGAGAGGCTCGCCGGATGA